In Kineococcus sp. NBC_00420, a single genomic region encodes these proteins:
- a CDS encoding ABC transporter ATP-binding protein — protein sequence MRGDPNRDPFRPGKADTSDPGRPQRDEVRRVLRLFHPHRRTLAVVGVLIVFSAVTGVASPFLIREVVDVALPDGNLHLLAWLAAGLIGIVAVSTALDVVQGLLTTRVGQAVMHGLRTALYTHLQRMSLGFFARTRTGEVQSRIANDIGAMQTVVTSTGADLVQNLATVVVTVVAMLALDWRLALFSFCVLPFSVWLNRRVGRLRRRITARRQRQLAEMSATVEETLSISGILLTRTTGRTPEVVERFTRQSDEVAALEVGSEMAGRWQWSLITLTMAAVPALTYLLGGWIRGTGTALSIGTLVALVTLQGQLFRPLGALLRIVVRLHASMALFARVFEYLDTPPEVVERPDAVALEDPRGHVRFSDVTFAYPGAETDTVTGIDLDVPAGSSLAVVGATGSGKTTLGYLLSRLYDVGSGAVTIDGHDVRELTARSLSDTVGVVTQETFLLHASVADNLRFAKPDATDDELRNAARIAQVDDVISALPQGYDTVVGERGYRFSGGEKQRIALARTVLRDPPVLLLDEATSALDTRTERAMAAALERLSSGRTTVTIAHRLSTVRDADQIVVLDHGRIVERGKHADLLAAGGRYAELVAADEARAELVQ from the coding sequence GTGCGCGGAGATCCCAACCGCGATCCCTTCCGGCCCGGCAAGGCCGACACGTCCGACCCGGGCCGCCCCCAGCGCGACGAGGTGCGCCGGGTCCTGCGGCTCTTCCACCCGCACCGCCGGACGCTGGCCGTCGTCGGCGTTCTCATCGTCTTCTCCGCCGTCACCGGCGTCGCGTCACCGTTCCTCATCCGCGAGGTCGTCGACGTCGCCCTGCCGGACGGGAACCTGCACCTGCTGGCCTGGCTCGCGGCCGGGCTCATCGGCATCGTCGCGGTCAGCACCGCGCTCGACGTCGTGCAGGGACTGCTCACCACCCGGGTCGGGCAGGCCGTCATGCACGGTCTGCGGACCGCGCTCTACACGCACCTGCAGCGCATGTCGCTGGGGTTCTTCGCCCGCACCCGCACCGGTGAGGTCCAGTCGCGCATCGCCAACGACATCGGCGCGATGCAGACCGTCGTCACCTCCACGGGCGCGGACCTCGTCCAGAACCTCGCGACCGTCGTCGTCACCGTCGTCGCGATGCTCGCGCTGGACTGGCGGCTCGCGCTGTTCTCGTTCTGCGTGCTGCCCTTCTCGGTGTGGCTGAACCGCCGCGTCGGTCGGTTGCGCCGACGCATCACGGCCCGACGCCAGCGCCAGCTCGCGGAGATGTCGGCCACCGTCGAGGAGACGTTGTCGATCTCCGGGATCCTGCTGACCCGCACGACCGGGCGCACCCCCGAGGTCGTCGAACGGTTCACCCGGCAGTCCGACGAGGTCGCCGCCCTCGAGGTGGGGTCGGAGATGGCCGGCCGCTGGCAGTGGTCGCTCATCACCCTGACCATGGCGGCCGTCCCCGCCCTCACCTACCTCCTCGGCGGCTGGATCCGGGGAACGGGCACGGCCCTGAGCATCGGGACCCTCGTCGCCCTCGTCACGTTGCAGGGGCAGCTGTTCCGGCCGCTGGGGGCGCTGCTGCGGATCGTCGTGCGCCTGCACGCCTCGATGGCGTTGTTCGCGCGGGTCTTCGAGTACCTGGACACCCCGCCCGAGGTCGTCGAACGTCCCGACGCCGTCGCCCTCGAGGACCCCCGCGGGCACGTGCGGTTCTCCGACGTCACCTTCGCCTACCCCGGCGCCGAGACCGACACCGTGACCGGGATCGACCTGGACGTGCCGGCGGGTTCCTCGCTGGCCGTCGTCGGCGCGACCGGTTCGGGGAAGACGACGCTCGGGTACCTGCTGTCGCGGTTGTACGACGTCGGCTCCGGCGCGGTGACGATCGACGGTCACGACGTCCGGGAACTCACCGCGCGCTCGCTGTCCGACACCGTCGGCGTCGTCACCCAGGAGACGTTCCTGCTGCACGCCAGCGTCGCCGACAACCTGCGCTTCGCGAAGCCCGACGCGACCGACGACGAGCTGCGGAACGCGGCCCGGATCGCCCAGGTCGACGACGTCATCAGCGCGCTGCCGCAGGGCTACGACACCGTCGTGGGGGAACGGGGGTACCGGTTCTCCGGTGGTGAGAAGCAGCGGATCGCGCTGGCCCGCACCGTGTTGCGCGACCCACCGGTGCTGCTGCTGGACGAGGCGACGTCCGCGCTGGACACCCGGACCGAGCGGGCGATGGCCGCCGCGCTGGAGCGGTTGTCGAGCGGACGCACCACCGTGACGATCGCGCACCGGCTCTCGACCGTCCGCGACGCGGACCAGATCGTGGTCCTCGACCACGGCCGCATCGTCGAACGCGGGAAGCACGCGGACCTGCTCGCCGCGGGTGGGCGCTACGCCGAACTCGTCGCCGCCGACGAGGCGCGCGCGGAACTGGTCCAGTAG
- a CDS encoding DJ-1/PfpI family protein, protein MTSPTPRPAPDLPATSAAGAHAAIRVGIVLFDEVEVLDACGPFEVFGVANRLAARAGRPAPFELALIATGRRVDAPPGARARGGLRLGADHHLDDAPTCDVVLVPGGVVDDAARDRELLAWLQRSRSHARVIASVCTGAFVLAAAGLLDHRPVTTHWEDVDDLRARWPHLHVRDDVRFVDHGDLATSAGISAALDLALHLVARLAGHDLAVATARQMDYAWRRDPDETSASA, encoded by the coding sequence GTGACCTCCCCCACCCCGCGACCCGCACCCGACCTCCCGGCCACCTCGGCCGCTGGTGCCCACGCAGCGATCCGCGTGGGCATCGTGCTCTTCGACGAGGTGGAGGTGCTGGACGCCTGCGGCCCCTTCGAGGTGTTCGGCGTCGCCAACCGCCTCGCCGCCCGCGCCGGGCGACCCGCCCCCTTCGAGCTGGCCCTCATCGCCACCGGAAGGCGTGTCGACGCGCCTCCGGGAGCACGGGCCCGCGGGGGGCTGCGACTGGGCGCCGACCACCACCTCGACGACGCCCCCACCTGTGACGTGGTCCTGGTCCCCGGCGGCGTGGTGGACGACGCGGCCCGGGACCGGGAGCTGCTGGCGTGGCTGCAGCGCAGCCGCAGCCACGCCCGCGTGATCGCTTCCGTGTGCACCGGCGCCTTCGTCCTCGCGGCCGCGGGCCTGCTCGACCACCGCCCCGTCACCACCCACTGGGAGGACGTCGACGACCTGCGCGCCCGCTGGCCCCACCTGCACGTGCGGGACGACGTGCGCTTCGTCGACCACGGCGACCTGGCCACCAGCGCCGGCATCAGCGCCGCCCTCGACCTCGCCCTGCACCTGGTGGCCCGACTCGCCGGTCACGACCTGGCCGTGGCCACCGCACGCCAGATGGACTACGCCTGGCGCCGGGACCCGGACGAGACCAGCGCCTCGGCGTGA
- a CDS encoding MarR family winged helix-turn-helix transcriptional regulator: MDDLDGELLETLRSVQWRLRRRSHGDVEDLAITPAQGRVLRVVGRCATPPRMGEVAARLHIAPRSLTDLVDPLEEAGLLRRATDPGNRRSLLLELTPAGTGVLEELGRRSRDSAARAFAVLEPPDRRSLLQLLRRVEEALGEEPGSA; encoded by the coding sequence GTGGACGACCTGGACGGCGAACTCCTCGAGACGCTGCGCTCCGTGCAGTGGCGCCTGCGCCGACGCAGCCACGGCGACGTCGAGGACCTCGCCATCACCCCCGCCCAGGGCCGGGTCCTGCGCGTCGTCGGCCGCTGCGCCACCCCGCCCCGGATGGGCGAGGTCGCCGCCCGCCTGCACATCGCGCCGCGTTCGCTCACCGACCTCGTCGACCCGCTCGAGGAGGCCGGCCTGCTGCGCCGCGCCACCGACCCCGGGAACCGTCGCTCGCTGCTGCTGGAACTGACCCCCGCGGGCACCGGGGTCCTCGAGGAGCTGGGCCGGCGCTCGCGGGACAGCGCGGCCCGGGCCTTCGCGGTCCTCGAACCCCCGGACCGCCGTTCGCTGCTGCAGCTGCTCCGGCGGGTCGAGGAGGCGCTGGGCGAGGAGCCCGGGTCCGCGTGA